One stretch of Pseudomonas fragi DNA includes these proteins:
- a CDS encoding amidase: MPNPAETPEQPAGWPRRHVLKAGALAVGAGLLGRFANAASSTAISPAEYLAMDATDMARAVQKGELRPEHLLAAAMARCDAVNPKVNAVNMRHDDYAQALLKARSTAGVASSGALAGVPILIKDLNTYLQGTPTSNGCRLYKDAPPAPHTSTLIARYQAAGAVPFGKTTCPEFGLTTTTESLLWGQTRNPWNLGKSAGGSSGGAASAVAAGIVPVAHATDGGGSIRIPASYCGLVGLKPTRYRTPSGPGKYEGWFGASVANVVSRNLRDMALFMDVGQGHEAGSPYWAKPLVRPYVEELRAAPGRLRIGLVRDSLTGAPLDPAVARVLDDTARRLAAQGHEVQELRLNIDPRQLFGAHGAVIGDALLTMVRDREQVLGRSATADDYERITQVVLGNAQKVTGEGLYRARQSFEGIGGYMEDQFQAFDVILSPVTANVTPDLGLLSLDQPWDSYAHNAMGSAAFTVLANVSGQPALSLPVGMSDSGLPIGMMFTAPLGGEDVLLRLGAQIEQDRPFAKLPVV; the protein is encoded by the coding sequence TTGCCAAACCCTGCCGAAACACCTGAACAACCTGCCGGCTGGCCCCGTCGCCATGTGCTCAAGGCTGGCGCCCTGGCCGTGGGCGCGGGCCTGCTGGGACGGTTTGCCAATGCCGCCAGTAGCACAGCCATTTCACCCGCCGAGTATCTGGCAATGGATGCCACGGACATGGCCCGCGCCGTGCAAAAGGGTGAGCTGAGACCCGAGCACCTGCTGGCTGCGGCTATGGCCCGCTGTGATGCGGTCAACCCCAAGGTCAATGCCGTCAATATGCGCCACGACGATTATGCCCAGGCATTGCTCAAGGCCCGCAGTACCGCTGGCGTGGCCAGCAGCGGCGCCCTGGCCGGGGTGCCGATCCTGATCAAGGACCTCAACACCTACCTGCAAGGCACCCCCACCAGCAACGGCTGCCGCCTGTACAAGGACGCGCCGCCAGCGCCCCACACCAGCACCCTGATTGCCCGTTATCAGGCGGCCGGTGCCGTACCGTTTGGCAAGACCACTTGCCCGGAATTCGGCCTGACCACCACCACCGAATCTTTGCTCTGGGGGCAGACCCGCAACCCCTGGAACCTGGGCAAAAGCGCCGGCGGCTCGTCCGGGGGTGCGGCTTCGGCGGTGGCCGCAGGTATTGTGCCGGTGGCCCATGCCACTGACGGCGGTGGTTCGATCCGTATCCCGGCGTCCTACTGCGGCCTGGTCGGGCTCAAGCCCACGCGCTACCGCACCCCCAGCGGCCCGGGCAAATACGAAGGCTGGTTTGGTGCCAGCGTGGCCAATGTGGTGTCGCGCAATCTGCGCGATATGGCGCTGTTTATGGATGTGGGGCAGGGGCATGAGGCGGGCAGTCCGTACTGGGCCAAGCCGCTGGTGCGCCCGTATGTTGAAGAGTTGCGTGCTGCTCCCGGTCGTTTGCGCATCGGCCTGGTGCGTGACTCGTTGACCGGCGCGCCATTGGACCCGGCCGTGGCCAGGGTACTGGACGACACCGCCCGGCGCCTGGCCGCCCAGGGCCATGAGGTGCAAGAGCTGCGCCTGAATATCGACCCGCGCCAGCTGTTCGGTGCCCACGGTGCGGTGATTGGCGATGCCCTGCTGACCATGGTGCGCGACCGCGAACAGGTACTGGGCCGCAGTGCCACGGCCGATGACTATGAGCGCATCACCCAGGTGGTGCTGGGCAATGCGCAAAAGGTCACGGGGGAGGGCTTGTACCGGGCGCGCCAGTCGTTCGAAGGCATTGGCGGTTATATGGAAGATCAGTTCCAGGCCTTTGATGTGATCCTGTCGCCGGTGACGGCCAATGTCACCCCCGATCTGGGCCTGCTGAGCCTCGATCAGCCCTGGGACAGCTACGCCCATAACGCGATGGGCAGCGCGGCCTTTACCGTGCTGGCCAATGTCAGCGGGCAGCCTGCATTGTCATTGCCGGTGGGCATGAGCGACAGCGGTCTGCCCATTGGCATGATGTTTACGGCGCCACTGGGCGGTGAAGACGTGTTGCTGCGCCTGGGGGCGCAGATCGAGCAGGACCGGCCGTTTGCCAAGTTGCCGGTGGTTTAA
- a CDS encoding acyl-CoA dehydrogenase family protein, whose amino-acid sequence MDQIREKSPIELELLQRARDLIPALKSRSAQADKDCKLPDETIRDMQEAGLFRALQPKMWGGHEVDLRTFFEIQMTLAEGCMSTAWVFGVVGVHPWQLARYPVEAQRDVWGEDSSVLVASTYMPVAKVTPVKGGYQVSGRWGFSSGSQHAQWCLLGGIVPQDETGPTEHGTFLIPASDYRIEQNWDVLGLRGSGSHDIVVEDAFVPAHRVQRTNNYSIEATPGRLVNTNPMYAIPFAQVFARAVSTSALGALQGAINEFRDNAAKHIGKHGAKTAEDPAAQAAVAEAIITVDSLKLVLMRNYANLMALAAAGGYPDVETRLLYRYQSSHVTNVCADRVSDLLRCMAASGLYHTNPVARFFRDLHQARGHIANNEAAYRRSYGLVQLGLPNADPFV is encoded by the coding sequence ATGGATCAGATACGAGAGAAAAGTCCGATTGAGCTTGAGCTGCTGCAACGTGCGCGTGACCTGATCCCCGCACTCAAAAGCCGTTCAGCCCAGGCGGACAAGGATTGCAAGCTGCCCGACGAAACCATTCGTGACATGCAGGAAGCCGGTTTGTTTCGCGCCCTGCAACCGAAAATGTGGGGCGGCCATGAAGTCGATCTGCGCACTTTTTTCGAGATTCAAATGACCTTGGCCGAAGGCTGCATGTCCACTGCCTGGGTCTTCGGCGTGGTCGGCGTACACCCGTGGCAGCTGGCTCGCTACCCGGTTGAGGCCCAGCGCGATGTGTGGGGCGAAGACAGCTCGGTGCTGGTGGCCTCCACCTATATGCCGGTGGCCAAGGTCACCCCGGTCAAGGGTGGCTATCAGGTCAGCGGGCGCTGGGGGTTCTCCAGTGGCAGCCAGCATGCCCAATGGTGCCTGCTCGGCGGCATTGTGCCGCAAGACGAAACCGGCCCCACCGAACACGGCACTTTCCTGATCCCGGCCAGCGACTACCGCATTGAACAGAACTGGGACGTGTTGGGCCTGCGCGGCAGTGGCAGCCACGATATCGTCGTCGAAGACGCCTTTGTCCCGGCCCATCGCGTGCAGCGCACCAACAACTACAGCATCGAAGCCACACCGGGGCGGTTGGTCAACACCAATCCGATGTACGCCATCCCGTTTGCCCAGGTGTTTGCCCGCGCCGTCTCGACATCGGCCCTGGGCGCCCTGCAAGGCGCCATCAACGAATTCCGTGACAACGCGGCCAAGCATATCGGCAAGCACGGTGCCAAAACCGCCGAAGACCCTGCGGCACAGGCCGCCGTGGCCGAAGCCATCATCACCGTCGACTCGCTCAAGCTGGTGCTGATGCGCAATTACGCCAACCTGATGGCGCTGGCCGCCGCCGGGGGATACCCGGATGTGGAAACCCGCTTGCTGTACCGCTACCAGTCCTCTCATGTGACCAATGTGTGTGCCGACCGGGTCAGTGACCTGCTGCGCTGCATGGCCGCCTCTGGCCTGTACCACACCAACCCGGTGGCGCGGTTCTTCCGCGACCTGCACCAGGCCCGCGGGCATATCGCCAATAACGAGGCGGCCTACCGTCGCAGTTACGGCCTGGTGCAACTGGGCCTGCCCAACGCAGACCCGTTTGTTTGA
- a CDS encoding FAD-binding protein → MTAHDQSQSSYDVIVVGSGAGAMTSALFAADQGLSVLIVEKSDKYGGTSAISGGGIWIPNNHYFAAIGGQDSPELSMQYLKAATGEHGDPQRLQAYLDNAAPMIKKLTASSHVRYAVAAKYPDYYPQLPGALPGGRTLDPELFDTSLLAEELPNLRKPSPSTLLMGRIAWTARDAHKAMARSFGWQWLIFKLMARYKLDFKWRRKSKYDRRAALGSSLVASLRRSLMDRNVPLWLNTDFQDVLLDGDRVCGIKVSTGGKVLELKARRAVIFGSGGFEQNQTLREKYLPQPTRASWSATPPGNNTGAALEAGMHIGAATALMDWAWWAPTIAVPGEEKPRGVFAERAFPGAIVVNSLGRRFVNEAAPYLEFVDAMYQDNQKTDGRSVPSWVIFDGHFRHTYAMGPLMPAQVVPDSRLRKEWLNTVYWKADSLEALAMQIGVDAQGLANTVQKVNGYAQSGVDLDFERGANVFDRYYGDSNVKPNPCLAPLRKGPYYAMRLDAGDIGTKGGLLTNRHAQVVREDGQPIPGLYAIGNCSASVMGTSYPGAGGTLGPAMTFGYIAANHIASAVSAPASAKVRVLS, encoded by the coding sequence ATGACGGCTCACGATCAGTCTCAGTCCAGCTATGACGTAATTGTTGTCGGCTCCGGTGCCGGCGCCATGACCTCGGCCCTGTTTGCGGCTGATCAGGGCCTGTCGGTTCTGATTGTCGAAAAAAGTGATAAATACGGCGGGACCTCGGCCATTTCCGGCGGCGGTATCTGGATCCCCAATAACCATTACTTCGCCGCAATCGGCGGCCAGGACAGCCCGGAACTGTCCATGCAGTACCTCAAGGCTGCAACCGGTGAACACGGTGACCCGCAGCGCCTGCAGGCGTATCTGGACAACGCCGCGCCGATGATCAAAAAGCTCACAGCCAGTAGCCATGTGCGCTATGCCGTGGCGGCCAAATACCCCGATTACTACCCGCAACTGCCCGGCGCCTTGCCTGGCGGTCGCACGCTGGACCCGGAGCTGTTCGACACCAGCCTGCTGGCTGAAGAACTGCCCAACCTGCGCAAGCCTTCACCCTCCACCCTGTTGATGGGGCGCATTGCCTGGACCGCCCGTGACGCGCACAAGGCCATGGCGCGCAGTTTTGGCTGGCAATGGCTGATTTTCAAGTTGATGGCGCGCTACAAGCTCGATTTCAAATGGCGACGCAAAAGCAAATACGACCGCCGCGCCGCGTTGGGCAGCTCGCTGGTGGCGTCGTTGCGGCGTTCGCTGATGGACCGCAACGTGCCGCTGTGGCTCAACACCGACTTTCAGGATGTGCTGCTCGACGGTGACCGGGTGTGCGGGATCAAGGTCTCTACCGGCGGCAAGGTGCTGGAACTCAAGGCCCGGCGTGCAGTGATTTTCGGCTCCGGCGGTTTTGAGCAAAACCAGACCCTGCGTGAGAAGTACCTGCCGCAACCCACCCGCGCGAGCTGGAGTGCCACGCCACCGGGCAACAATACCGGGGCAGCGCTTGAGGCTGGCATGCACATTGGCGCCGCCACCGCGCTGATGGACTGGGCCTGGTGGGCACCGACCATCGCCGTGCCCGGTGAAGAAAAACCGCGTGGCGTATTTGCCGAGCGGGCATTCCCGGGGGCCATCGTGGTCAACAGCCTGGGCCGTCGCTTTGTCAACGAAGCCGCGCCGTACCTGGAATTTGTCGATGCCATGTACCAGGACAACCAGAAAACCGATGGCCGCTCGGTACCGTCGTGGGTGATCTTCGACGGCCACTTCCGGCATACCTACGCGATGGGCCCGTTGATGCCGGCCCAGGTGGTTCCCGACAGCCGTCTGCGCAAGGAATGGCTCAACACGGTGTACTGGAAGGCCGATAGCCTGGAGGCGCTGGCCATGCAGATCGGCGTCGATGCCCAGGGGCTGGCCAACACCGTGCAAAAGGTCAACGGCTACGCGCAAAGCGGTGTCGATCTGGACTTTGAGCGCGGCGCCAATGTGTTCGACCGTTACTACGGCGACAGCAATGTCAAACCCAACCCGTGCCTGGCACCGTTGCGCAAAGGCCCGTATTACGCCATGCGCCTGGATGCCGGTGATATCGGCACCAAGGGCGGACTGTTGACCAACCGTCATGCTCAGGTGGTGCGCGAAGACGGTCAGCCGATCCCCGGCCTCTATGCCATCGGCAACTGCTCGGCGTCGGTGATGGGCACCAGTTACCCCGGTGCCGGTGGCACCCTGGGCCCGGCCATGACCTTCGGCTATATCGCCGCCAACCATATCGCCAGTGCTGTGTCGGCACCGGCCAGTGCCAAGGTGCGGGTGCTGTCATGA
- a CDS encoding coniferyl aldehyde dehydrogenase, with amino-acid sequence MTFSSTAPEQLSSLLAAQKKAFIAAGPVSAEQRRERIQRVIELLVRFQQPLVEAMDADFGGRPQGFSLMNDVLGSLASLKYARDHLGHWLEDEPRQVFAPYDQLGAKAWVMHQPKGSIGILGTWNAPLFTLLSPLACVLAAGNRAILKPSEVVPRTAQVLAQAFAELFDPLEVAVVNGDAQLAQVFTAQPFDHLVFTGSTAVARSVMRNAAENLVPLTLELGGKSPVIISRSADLAKAAFSIAVAKANNGGQICINPDVVYVPREQLEDFLALLGAAYSELLPTTQDNPDVVAVVNDRHLQRIESYVQDARERGARVEHFPPVQLDTGASRRRPLQVVIKPPRDSRILQEEIFGPALVLLPYEHLERALDDIHSRERPLALYYFGQSEEEQRYVLQHTISGGVSINDVMMHAALHDAPFGGIGASGMGHYHGREGFLQFSHMRTVYKAPAHDPRREWGLLPPYGEHFLPTMQAMVTAD; translated from the coding sequence AGCTGCTGGTGCGTTTTCAGCAACCCTTGGTCGAGGCGATGGACGCCGATTTTGGCGGCAGGCCCCAGGGCTTTTCCTTGATGAATGATGTGCTGGGTTCACTGGCATCGCTCAAATACGCCCGCGACCATCTCGGCCATTGGCTCGAAGACGAGCCACGCCAAGTGTTCGCGCCCTATGATCAGCTGGGCGCCAAGGCCTGGGTCATGCACCAGCCCAAAGGCTCCATCGGCATTCTGGGTACCTGGAATGCACCGTTGTTCACCTTGCTCAGTCCGTTGGCCTGCGTATTGGCGGCGGGCAACCGGGCGATCCTCAAGCCCTCGGAAGTGGTGCCGCGCACGGCGCAGGTGCTGGCCCAGGCGTTTGCCGAGTTGTTCGACCCGCTGGAGGTCGCGGTGGTCAACGGTGATGCGCAGTTGGCGCAGGTGTTTACCGCACAACCTTTCGACCATCTGGTCTTCACCGGCAGCACCGCAGTCGCGCGCTCGGTGATGCGCAATGCGGCCGAGAACCTGGTGCCCCTGACCCTGGAGCTGGGGGGCAAGTCCCCGGTGATCATTTCCCGCAGTGCCGACCTGGCCAAGGCGGCCTTCAGCATTGCCGTGGCCAAGGCCAACAACGGCGGGCAGATCTGTATCAACCCGGACGTGGTCTATGTGCCCCGTGAGCAACTGGAGGATTTTCTCGCTCTGCTGGGCGCGGCTTACAGCGAGCTGCTGCCCACCACACAAGACAATCCGGACGTGGTGGCGGTGGTCAATGACCGGCATTTGCAGCGCATCGAAAGTTATGTGCAAGACGCCCGCGAACGGGGTGCCCGGGTCGAGCATTTCCCGCCAGTGCAGTTGGACACTGGCGCTTCACGTCGACGCCCCCTGCAAGTGGTGATCAAGCCACCTCGCGACAGCCGCATCCTGCAGGAAGAAATCTTCGGCCCGGCGCTGGTGCTATTGCCTTATGAGCACCTTGAGCGGGCACTGGATGACATCCACTCGCGCGAGCGCCCGCTGGCGCTGTACTACTTCGGCCAGAGTGAAGAAGAGCAGCGCTACGTGCTGCAGCATACGATTTCCGGTGGGGTCAGCATCAACGACGTGATGATGCATGCGGCCTTGCACGATGCGCCGTTTGGCGGCATTGGCGCCTCGGGCATGGGTCATTACCACGGCCGTGAAGGCTTTCTGCAATTCAGCCATATGCGCACCGTGTACAAGGCCCCGGCCCATGACCCACGCCGCGAATGGGGCTTGCTGCCGCCTTACGGCGAGCACTTCTTGCCCACCATGCAGGCGATGGTCACAGCCGACTGA